Proteins encoded by one window of Lathyrus oleraceus cultivar Zhongwan6 chromosome 1, CAAS_Psat_ZW6_1.0, whole genome shotgun sequence:
- the LOC127106111 gene encoding uncharacterized protein LOC127106111, translating into MPESVAETLHLPIEEVSLGLGPRGLSRKFLEDKARALEKEGKWLPFSVIPALLIYGVLLFPNDDDYINHSIISVFVFGNPIPALVSDVYYCLRTRHEKRKGVVLSCASLLYTWLLYHMPQKGPWVDFLKDLRWSQKFASLTAEALVWYLPTSNIDQVIMSCGDFPNVPLMGPRGCINYNPSLALRQLGCPMENEPRAELLKDFILPDVGTKNPTLLQRVKRAWTQIHRKGKELGKYDCRAKEPYHQWVVQRAKEVKLSYSVDVPVPPPKPEPVHAFKE; encoded by the coding sequence ATGCCTGAATCAGTCGCTGAAACACTACACCTACCTATTGAAGAGGTCTCCCTTGGTCTGGGACCTAGGGGGTTATCCAGAAAGTTCTTGGAAGACAAGGCACGAGCCTTGGAGAAAGAGGGGAAATGGCTTCCTTTCAGTGTCATTCCGGCTCTACTGATTTATGGAGTCCTCCTGTTCCCAAATGACGATGACTACATAAACCACTCCATCATCAGTGTGTTCGTGTTTGGGAATCCTATCCCTGCATTGGTGTCTGATGTGTACTACTGCTTACGCACTAGGCATGAGAAGAGAAAAGGCGTCGTATTGAGCTGTGCTTCATTGTTGTATACTTGGCTCCTATATCACATGCCTCAGAAGGGGCCTTGGGTGGACTTCCTAAAAGATTTGAGGTGGTCCCAGAAGTTTGCTTCCCTTACTGCCGAAGCTTTGGTTTGGTACCTCCCTACCTCCAACATAGATCAAgttatcatgagttgtggagacTTCCCGAATGTGCCACTCATGGGTCCAcgaggttgcatcaattacaacccttCGTTGGCCCTGAGGCAATTGGGATGCCCGATGGAGAATGAACCTAGAGCTGAATTACTGAAGGACTTCATCTTGCCTGATGTGGGAACAAAGAACCCAACTCTGTTGCAGAGGGTTAAGAGAGCCTGGACCCAGATTCATCGCAAAGGCAAAGAGCTAGGTAAATATGATTGCCGAGCTAAAGAGCCGTACCACCAGTGGGTGGTGCAAAGGGCCAAAGAAGTCAAGCTGTCATACAGTGTGGATGTCCCAGTCCCTCCTCCAAAACCAGAGCCAGTACATGCTTTTAAGGAATAA